In one window of Kosmotoga arenicorallina S304 DNA:
- a CDS encoding ABC transporter permease yields the protein MALPLLLVVILVTVLPLIWAFSISFFRYGIFDTFPAFVGLHNYKLVFQDNGLKLSFQITSLWAFLKVSLEFIISFYLAISLRKTSMANRAILLLIGLGWFMPSFISVSAWRAFIQGYGSNSIFNMICNLLFGTTVNISTQPAAAFIATLLVSVWLSIPMSTMIIIAMLQSIPEDVEGMLLIDGARDSVLSRILFGQIRYLLIPYYFFQLARAFKGFSTAFLLSGDGPLLPGGFTPQTIVGSTSFLGIVLYRKFSIEEDYGVLSAYSAVVGLIMFLWLIAALSSRARVPKRHRYIMFLAAASQLFAGYYLGLGMWPFIVAMGYLFSIALIPKFKKAFRLLSALLVITDAGLCIYSVYLWGWKGINPATFLAVPAIILSLRYKIPVFNYSIPKVIKGILKWIPGVISLSILIYIALLALSEKNSVLPEFTKLTLGNFSTVFFKHGLWLNLLNTLKIALYSIIILFVTALPFSYLYSRRKNRGTSLMMLVILFGGIYTGMHTLLPLYMIFNKLNLLNSLIGIAIVVASQAVPLTVITMSSFFSRIPEEFREVAKLEGMTEGIYFSKIVLPLSLPVIAGIFVYVLVSSWNAFTLPLVFIDKSELMPFSLKVFSYAGEIGSFYTRWNLFGAASLIGIIPLLFLYKFNQRLLYSKNLAEGGITYE from the coding sequence ATGGCCCTTCCGCTTTTGTTAGTTGTAATACTGGTTACTGTTCTTCCTTTGATATGGGCTTTCTCGATTTCCTTTTTCAGATACGGGATTTTTGATACTTTTCCAGCATTTGTTGGACTCCATAATTACAAACTCGTATTTCAGGATAATGGTCTGAAATTGTCTTTCCAGATAACTTCTCTCTGGGCTTTTCTTAAAGTTTCACTGGAATTTATTATCTCCTTTTACCTCGCAATTTCGCTGCGTAAAACATCTATGGCAAACAGAGCCATCCTGCTCTTAATAGGCTTGGGGTGGTTCATGCCATCATTCATAAGCGTCTCAGCCTGGAGGGCTTTTATACAGGGATACGGCAGCAATTCTATCTTCAATATGATTTGCAATTTGCTCTTTGGAACCACAGTTAATATATCTACTCAACCTGCTGCCGCTTTTATTGCAACCCTTTTGGTGAGCGTATGGCTATCTATACCTATGAGTACAATGATAATTATCGCCATGCTTCAAAGCATCCCCGAAGACGTTGAAGGTATGTTGTTAATCGATGGCGCCAGAGACAGTGTTCTTTCAAGAATACTTTTCGGTCAAATCAGATATCTTCTAATACCATACTATTTTTTTCAACTCGCAAGGGCCTTTAAGGGGTTTTCGACTGCATTTTTGCTTAGCGGCGATGGTCCACTCCTTCCTGGAGGCTTTACTCCACAGACCATAGTGGGATCTACTTCATTTTTGGGAATAGTACTTTACAGGAAATTTAGCATTGAAGAAGACTATGGTGTGCTCTCAGCATATTCTGCTGTTGTTGGGCTTATAATGTTTCTGTGGTTAATAGCTGCTTTGAGTTCGAGGGCAAGGGTTCCGAAAAGGCATCGTTATATAATGTTTCTTGCAGCTGCTTCTCAATTATTTGCTGGCTATTATCTCGGATTGGGGATGTGGCCTTTTATAGTCGCAATGGGTTACCTTTTCTCAATTGCACTTATTCCAAAATTTAAAAAGGCTTTCAGGCTTCTTTCAGCGCTGCTTGTAATAACTGATGCCGGACTTTGCATTTATTCTGTCTATCTATGGGGCTGGAAAGGTATTAATCCGGCGACTTTTCTTGCTGTTCCGGCCATAATATTATCGCTAAGGTATAAAATACCCGTATTTAATTATTCAATTCCAAAGGTGATTAAAGGAATATTGAAATGGATTCCGGGAGTCATAAGCCTATCTATATTGATTTATATAGCGCTATTAGCGCTTTCAGAAAAAAATAGCGTTTTGCCAGAATTTACCAAACTAACTCTCGGGAATTTTTCCACGGTGTTTTTTAAGCATGGACTCTGGCTTAATTTACTAAACACATTGAAAATAGCATTATACAGCATTATTATACTCTTTGTTACTGCTTTACCATTCAGCTACCTTTACTCACGCAGGAAGAACAGAGGAACATCACTGATGATGCTAGTTATCCTATTCGGAGGAATTTATACAGGAATGCACACATTATTGCCTTTATATATGATTTTCAACAAACTAAACCTTTTGAATTCCCTGATTGGAATTGCTATTGTAGTCGCAAGTCAGGCTGTTCCTCTTACTGTAATAACGATGAGTTCATTCTTTTCCAGGATTCCCGAAGAGTTTAGAGAGGTTGCAAAACTCGAAGGTATGACTGAAGGCATTTATTTTTCCAAGATTGTTTTGCCATTAAGCTTACCTGTAATTGCGGGGATTTTTGTTTATGTACTTGTGAGTTCATGGAATGCCTTTACCCTTCCTCTTGTTTTCATCGACAAAAGTGAACTCATGCCTTTTTCATTGAAAGTTTTTAGCTATGCCGGTGAGATAGGAAGCTTTTACACTCGATGGAATCTCTTTGGCGCAGCTTCACTAATAGGGATTATTCCATTGCTGTTCTTGTATAAATTCAATCAGAGATTATTGTACTCGAAAAATCTTGCTGAAGGGGGAATAACCTATGAATAG
- a CDS encoding Rossmann-like domain-containing protein: MNSIFDRVLEIAAKYGNDMAVIDYVVGTGMTAVRLSSGDVGVAHLLRDELPSGCTLFDELFSTPCPISKFLELGKIYHPITVSLALAAANAILSSKLSDREYSESDIFEILKIERSDTVGFIGDFKPLTSQLRGKVEKLLIFERHISEDYLPDWAMPWKLRECTAVVVTGTTFMNRTIDSILNSVSTDRVVVFGPSTPLVSEVYPETVKAIGGAKVIDPDLVMKVASRAGGTKNLYRLKAAKKVTLILR; this comes from the coding sequence ATGAATAGCATTTTCGATAGGGTCCTTGAAATTGCCGCAAAATATGGAAATGATATGGCAGTTATAGATTATGTTGTGGGCACTGGAATGACAGCAGTCAGGCTCTCATCAGGAGACGTGGGCGTGGCACATCTTCTCAGGGATGAACTACCTTCTGGTTGTACCCTCTTTGATGAGCTTTTCAGCACACCATGCCCTATCTCAAAATTTCTTGAGCTCGGTAAAATATACCATCCTATAACCGTAAGCCTTGCATTGGCTGCGGCAAACGCAATATTAAGCAGCAAGTTAAGCGACAGAGAATATTCTGAGTCAGACATATTCGAAATCCTGAAAATCGAAAGAAGTGATACAGTTGGATTTATCGGAGATTTTAAACCATTAACATCACAGTTAAGGGGAAAAGTCGAAAAACTCTTGATTTTCGAAAGGCATATAAGTGAAGATTATTTGCCGGATTGGGCTATGCCGTGGAAGCTTAGAGAATGCACTGCCGTTGTCGTTACGGGAACAACCTTCATGAACAGGACAATAGACAGTATCCTGAATTCGGTTAGTACAGATAGAGTAGTGGTATTCGGGCCTTCAACTCCACTTGTATCAGAAGTTTACCCTGAAACTGTGAAAGCGATAGGCGGAGCAAAGGTTATTGATCCGGATCTCGTAATGAAAGTTGCTTCAAGGGCCGGCGGGACAAAGAATCTTTACAGGCTTAAAGCAGCAAAAAAGGTCACCCTGATTCTAAGGTAA
- a CDS encoding PLP-dependent cysteine synthase family protein: MEKFVLGPSFEEMLHPEKIDPKIRKRAWEMRTEDPLDPINFFNISWRNIDNEVYHVVLPKELTGVDANIIVLYGKEFPTGSHKVGATYSILMEKVLKGEVDPSYHTLVWPSTGNYGIGGAWVGCRMKFDSVVILPEEMSRERFDIIESYGARVIATPGCESNVKEIYDKAKELKAENPDKVRILNQFSEFGNYRFHYYVTGNTILELIDELGIGNGRVSAIISGVGSAGTIACGDRVKEVYPDVKVVALEPIQCPTLSLNGYGGHDIQGIGDKHVTWIHNVMNNDAVVAVDDMESKKMLQVLTDEAGKKFLKEFLPEKTVEFLSTVFGISGVANVLGAIKMAKYYGMTEKDNIVTIATDNIARYHSVMEQMTKTFGKLDRSEAKHRYESIFLGAKTDWIFEGTMENRQRWHNLKYYTWVEQQGKDVEELNSQKSIEFWKRERQEVNKIDSLLLDYRSKFGL, translated from the coding sequence ATGGAGAAATTCGTTCTAGGACCATCATTTGAAGAAATGCTTCATCCCGAAAAGATTGATCCAAAGATCAGAAAAAGAGCATGGGAAATGAGAACGGAAGATCCGCTGGATCCAATCAACTTCTTTAACATTTCCTGGCGAAACATTGATAATGAAGTTTATCATGTCGTGTTGCCAAAGGAACTCACAGGCGTAGACGCAAATATTATAGTATTATACGGCAAGGAGTTCCCAACTGGCAGCCATAAGGTTGGAGCAACATATTCAATTCTCATGGAAAAAGTGCTCAAAGGTGAGGTTGACCCTTCTTATCATACTCTTGTTTGGCCTTCTACCGGAAATTATGGAATAGGTGGAGCCTGGGTCGGATGCAGAATGAAATTTGACTCTGTCGTAATCCTTCCGGAAGAAATGTCCCGGGAAAGATTTGATATCATCGAAAGTTATGGCGCCAGAGTTATCGCCACACCTGGTTGCGAATCTAATGTTAAAGAAATATATGATAAAGCAAAGGAACTCAAAGCTGAGAACCCTGATAAGGTTAGAATACTCAACCAATTTTCAGAATTTGGCAATTACAGATTCCATTACTATGTAACTGGAAATACGATACTTGAACTCATTGACGAGCTGGGAATTGGTAACGGGAGAGTATCCGCCATTATTTCAGGTGTGGGTTCAGCGGGAACAATAGCCTGCGGCGATAGGGTAAAAGAGGTTTATCCGGATGTAAAGGTTGTTGCCCTTGAACCTATACAATGCCCAACGCTCTCACTAAATGGCTATGGTGGCCATGACATTCAGGGGATTGGAGATAAGCACGTTACCTGGATTCATAACGTGATGAATAACGATGCTGTGGTGGCTGTTGATGATATGGAATCGAAGAAAATGCTTCAAGTTCTAACAGATGAAGCGGGGAAGAAATTCTTGAAAGAATTCCTTCCTGAGAAAACAGTAGAATTTCTTTCTACTGTTTTTGGCATCTCAGGTGTTGCAAACGTTTTGGGAGCTATAAAAATGGCGAAGTATTATGGCATGACTGAAAAGGATAATATTGTTACCATTGCCACGGATAATATTGCTCGCTACCATTCTGTTATGGAACAAATGACAAAAACTTTCGGAAAACTCGACAGGTCAGAGGCAAAACATCGCTATGAGTCCATTTTTCTGGGCGCAAAAACCGATTGGATTTTTGAAGGCACAATGGAGAATCGCCAACGCTGGCACAACCTGAAATATTACACATGGGTTGAACAGCAGGGAAAGGACGTTGAGGAATTGAATTCGCAAAAAAGCATTGAATTTTGGAAAAGAGAAAGGCAGGAAGTCAATAAAATCGATTCTCTTCTACTTGATTATCGCTCGAAGTTCGGGTTATAA
- a CDS encoding xanthine dehydrogenase family protein molybdopterin-binding subunit gives MLQRISLCPFLREGEKQVKALTNRETVIGSKIRRVDAVPKVDGKAKFVADIYFDRMIYCYLVLAKKSHGILKAIYTDQALKVPGVIGVYTHMDVPGENQLGEVVKDMPCLVPIGEKIRYYGDVVAVVAAETYEIAKEAAEKVRLEIVDLPPVLTIEESIKDKVKVHEPTNISIHKKIRKGNVENGFKRCDEIFEGEFYAHYQEQAYLEPQGVIVTPDIDYGFTVYGTMQCPYYVQNSVARVLAIPLNRVRVIQTETGGGFGGKEDVPSFVASYAAVAAYNTGRPAKLIYDREVDIQTTSKRHPIKSHYKIGVRKDGKLEAMEIAAYMDMGAYATLSPIVMFRTLVHAAGSYEIPDVKVDVYGVYTNKVPPGAFRGFGSPQVLFAVESMMDEISKKLGIDPIELRLKNTLREGSKTATDHLLLESVGAVKTLENLREISRWEQLKKEVETFNNTNENRKRGIGVSHIFYGVSLGAAGQHLDASGSHVQINADGTVDVRIGGTEMGQGAKTVIAMIAAEELGQDVQKINVHQPDTAFVPDSGPTVASRTTVYSGNATRLAASELRKRLINVFCELTGSSTENVDWGNGKFYDTVSNKEMSFDELVEEAFRKNVKLNETGWYETPRLEWDAERGIGEAYVTYSFASQIVVVEVNLNTGQAKVIKAYTSHDVGKALNPEGIIGQVQGGFIQGMGYALYEDLKLKNGQIITDNFNTYIIPTIHEIPEELVIDIVEDPFSRGPYGAKGIGEPSLMPTPAAIANAISRAIGKRVTRIPATPEYILKLIKED, from the coding sequence ATGTTACAAAGAATCAGTTTGTGCCCCTTTTTGAGGGAAGGTGAAAAGCAGGTGAAGGCGTTAACTAATAGGGAAACAGTAATAGGCTCAAAAATCAGGAGAGTTGATGCTGTCCCAAAGGTTGATGGAAAAGCGAAATTTGTTGCTGACATTTATTTTGACAGGATGATATACTGCTACCTTGTGCTGGCAAAAAAAAGCCACGGGATTCTTAAAGCTATATATACCGATCAAGCACTAAAAGTACCAGGGGTTATTGGTGTGTACACACACATGGATGTGCCTGGTGAAAATCAGCTGGGTGAAGTCGTAAAGGATATGCCATGTCTTGTCCCGATAGGCGAAAAAATACGATATTACGGAGATGTTGTTGCGGTAGTGGCAGCAGAAACTTATGAAATCGCAAAAGAAGCTGCTGAAAAAGTACGGCTGGAAATTGTTGATTTACCTCCCGTTTTGACCATTGAAGAGTCCATTAAAGATAAAGTGAAAGTTCATGAACCAACGAATATCTCTATACACAAGAAGATAAGAAAGGGAAATGTTGAAAACGGCTTTAAGCGTTGCGACGAAATATTTGAAGGCGAATTTTATGCTCACTATCAAGAGCAGGCATATCTTGAACCTCAAGGTGTAATTGTTACTCCCGATATTGACTATGGCTTTACCGTTTACGGCACTATGCAGTGTCCTTATTACGTTCAGAATAGCGTTGCCAGAGTCCTGGCAATCCCGCTTAACAGAGTACGAGTTATACAGACGGAAACTGGTGGAGGCTTTGGTGGCAAAGAAGACGTCCCTTCATTTGTCGCCTCTTATGCAGCTGTGGCAGCCTATAATACTGGAAGGCCCGCTAAATTAATATATGATCGTGAGGTAGATATTCAAACGACCTCCAAACGCCATCCAATTAAATCTCATTATAAAATCGGGGTACGCAAAGACGGAAAATTGGAAGCTATGGAGATCGCCGCATATATGGATATGGGCGCATATGCCACCTTGTCTCCAATTGTTATGTTCCGAACCTTGGTTCATGCAGCCGGGAGTTATGAAATACCCGATGTCAAGGTTGACGTTTACGGTGTGTATACAAATAAGGTGCCACCGGGTGCTTTTAGAGGCTTTGGAAGCCCTCAGGTGCTTTTTGCCGTCGAGTCCATGATGGACGAAATCTCAAAGAAATTAGGCATAGATCCCATTGAATTAAGGCTCAAAAACACTTTGAGAGAAGGCAGCAAAACAGCAACCGACCATTTGTTACTCGAAAGCGTCGGAGCAGTTAAAACCCTCGAAAACCTTCGGGAGATTTCCAGATGGGAACAGTTAAAGAAAGAAGTGGAAACTTTCAACAACACTAATGAGAATAGAAAGCGCGGCATCGGCGTCTCCCATATTTTCTATGGAGTGAGCCTTGGCGCTGCCGGCCAGCACCTTGATGCTTCCGGATCTCATGTCCAGATTAATGCAGACGGCACTGTTGATGTTCGCATTGGCGGTACCGAAATGGGGCAGGGGGCGAAAACCGTTATTGCCATGATTGCCGCAGAAGAACTCGGGCAAGATGTGCAAAAAATCAACGTACACCAGCCTGATACGGCTTTTGTGCCAGATAGTGGTCCCACTGTTGCTTCGAGAACCACTGTTTACAGTGGAAATGCCACTCGTCTCGCCGCTTCGGAATTAAGGAAAAGGCTTATCAATGTGTTTTGTGAGCTCACAGGTTCTTCAACTGAAAACGTAGATTGGGGTAACGGTAAGTTCTATGACACCGTCTCGAATAAAGAGATGTCTTTTGATGAATTGGTTGAAGAGGCTTTCAGGAAAAATGTAAAACTCAACGAGACCGGCTGGTATGAAACACCAAGACTTGAATGGGATGCGGAGAGGGGAATAGGCGAAGCCTATGTAACCTATTCCTTTGCTTCCCAGATTGTGGTAGTTGAAGTCAATCTAAACACAGGACAGGCGAAAGTTATAAAAGCTTATACCAGCCATGACGTCGGGAAGGCGTTAAACCCGGAAGGCATTATAGGGCAGGTACAGGGCGGTTTCATTCAGGGCATGGGATACGCTCTTTATGAAGACTTAAAATTAAAAAACGGACAGATAATAACGGATAATTTCAACACTTATATCATCCCGACTATTCATGAAATACCGGAAGAACTCGTAATCGACATCGTCGAAGATCCCTTTTCTCGCGGCCCCTATGGAGCAAAAGGCATAGGTGAACCTTCTTTGATGCCAACACCAGCGGCAATTGCCAATGCCATTTCGAGAGCAATAGGAAAAAGGGTGACAAGAATACCGGCTACTCCAGAATATATATTGAAGCTAATCAAGGAGGATTAG
- the ade gene encoding adenine deaminase → MNIIDILPVARGLKEADVLMKNCRIVNVFSGEIEQGNIALFRKRIAGIGNYTKGKEIIDLKGAYVVPGLIDAHLHIESSMVSPIEFARTVLPRGTTTAIADPHEIANVLGLAGVEYMLRSTEGIPLNLYIMLPSSVPATDKETSGANVSVMDMIGFVEKHPRVLGLGEVMNYPAVISGDRDAIAKIELFRHKYKKIDGHIPGITGKDLNAYICAFIRSDHECTSVEEAKEKLARGMHILIREGSVARNLDALLPLINKHNYPFISFCTDDKHPNDIIAEGHIDYMVRRAIDFGIDPVTAIRMATINTAMHYNLRSMGAIAPGYKADLLVVDNLNDFKVNMVFKDSKLVAVDGKMIDEIKRKIYPVERLNTFLTPKLTLDDLRVPSIPGRMRVIELFGNEVLTGEKFMEPKTGNGEVVADTERDVLKIASISRYNKKKSISVAFATGSGLKKGAVATSVGHDAHNMSVLGTNDEDMLVAANRVIDLGGGLVIACDERVIAELPLPIAGLMSDLSSEEVAERLGTLKRVLKDLGCTIPDLFMTMSFIQLAVIPKLKLTNMGLVDVTKNQFVPLFEGR, encoded by the coding sequence ATGAACATTATAGATATCCTTCCTGTGGCTAGGGGCTTAAAAGAAGCGGACGTGCTAATGAAAAACTGCAGGATTGTCAATGTTTTCAGCGGTGAAATTGAGCAGGGAAACATCGCTTTATTTCGGAAAAGGATTGCTGGTATTGGAAATTACACAAAGGGAAAGGAAATTATTGACTTAAAGGGTGCTTATGTCGTTCCTGGATTGATTGACGCCCATCTTCATATAGAATCATCAATGGTTTCACCAATTGAATTTGCTCGTACTGTACTCCCGCGAGGCACTACAACTGCGATAGCCGATCCCCATGAAATCGCCAATGTTCTTGGGTTAGCTGGTGTGGAATATATGTTGCGCTCTACCGAAGGCATTCCTCTAAATTTGTATATCATGCTTCCTTCTTCCGTTCCAGCTACAGACAAAGAAACAAGCGGTGCTAACGTCTCCGTAATGGACATGATTGGATTTGTTGAGAAGCATCCAAGGGTTCTTGGACTTGGCGAAGTTATGAACTATCCGGCGGTAATAAGTGGTGACAGAGATGCCATAGCGAAAATTGAATTGTTCAGGCATAAATACAAAAAGATCGACGGCCATATTCCGGGAATAACTGGAAAGGACCTAAATGCTTATATTTGCGCCTTTATTCGTTCCGACCACGAATGTACCTCTGTCGAAGAGGCAAAGGAAAAATTGGCACGGGGAATGCATATTTTGATACGTGAAGGCAGTGTAGCAAGAAATCTCGATGCCTTGCTACCACTTATAAACAAACACAATTATCCCTTTATATCTTTTTGCACTGACGATAAACATCCGAACGATATCATAGCAGAAGGTCATATAGACTATATGGTCAGGAGAGCCATAGATTTCGGCATCGACCCCGTTACTGCTATCAGAATGGCTACCATAAACACCGCTATGCACTATAACTTAAGGTCGATGGGCGCAATTGCACCTGGTTATAAAGCTGATTTGCTTGTTGTTGATAATTTGAATGATTTCAAGGTGAATATGGTTTTCAAAGACTCTAAGCTTGTTGCAGTTGATGGAAAAATGATTGACGAAATCAAAAGGAAAATATATCCCGTTGAAAGATTGAACACCTTTTTGACTCCAAAACTGACCCTTGATGATCTCAGAGTTCCATCAATTCCTGGTAGGATGAGGGTTATTGAGCTTTTTGGCAATGAAGTTCTTACTGGCGAAAAATTTATGGAACCAAAAACTGGAAATGGAGAGGTGGTTGCTGACACCGAAAGGGATGTATTAAAAATTGCTTCGATTTCAAGATATAATAAGAAAAAATCAATTTCCGTAGCCTTTGCAACGGGATCAGGTTTGAAAAAAGGTGCTGTCGCAACTTCTGTTGGACACGATGCTCACAATATGAGTGTTTTAGGAACAAATGATGAAGACATGCTGGTTGCTGCAAACAGGGTGATAGATCTTGGCGGTGGGCTTGTCATTGCTTGTGATGAAAGAGTAATAGCGGAATTACCCCTTCCAATTGCCGGGCTAATGTCTGACCTTTCAAGCGAAGAAGTTGCTGAAAGGTTAGGAACATTAAAGAGAGTTCTGAAAGATCTTGGATGCACAATACCAGATCTCTTTATGACAATGTCCTTTATTCAGCTTGCAGTAATTCCTAAATTGAAATTGACAAATATGGGGCTTGTTGATGTTACAAAGAATCAGTTTGTGCCCCTTTTTGAGGGAAGGTGA
- the thrS gene encoding threonine--tRNA ligase, giving the protein MQWIIELPDGTIKEYEKPVSPADIAADISSGLLKRTIGAEVNGELWDLNRELPKKAKLRLILDKDPEASVFYRHSFSHILAQAMMRIFGESNVKLAIGPVIEDGFYYDFDLGDIKLSEDILPKIEAEMEKIVKENLPIERFELPKAEALNFMKEKGQIYKVELIEELDDEMISFYKQGEFVDLCKGPHMPSTGRVKYFKLLSVSGAYWRGDEKNKMLQRVYGTAFTKKSKLEEHLKMLEEAKKRDHRKLGPQLGLFSFSYEYAPGMPLFHPKGTTVLNELMSFSREMHLQDGYQEVITPLVMNIDLWKKSGHWDHYRDNMYFTEKEEQEYAVKPMNCPGHILIYKANSVSYKDLPMKFFEFGRVHRYERSGVLHGIFRVRGFLQDDAHIFCTKEQIEDQIKGVIAFVEKIYSPFGFNYRAELSTRPEDFMGEIEIWDIATDALRNALKSTKMEFKVNEGDGAFYGPKIDFHVRDSLGREWQCATIQLDFLMPERFNLTYIGPDNQEYRPVMIHRAIYGSLERFFGILLEHYAGAFPTWLAPIQVKVIPIADRHNGYARKVAEKLRNAGVRVEVDSRTKSTNYKIRDAQMQKVPYMAIVGDKEIDTETVSVRLRSGENFYGIKLNAFIANIIEEIKKRQKRSIFKS; this is encoded by the coding sequence ATGCAGTGGATAATAGAATTACCAGATGGGACGATAAAGGAATACGAAAAGCCCGTTTCTCCAGCCGATATCGCTGCTGATATTTCTTCGGGTCTGCTTAAAAGAACAATCGGGGCTGAAGTAAATGGTGAATTGTGGGATCTGAACAGGGAACTGCCAAAAAAGGCAAAATTGCGCCTTATTCTCGACAAGGATCCCGAAGCCTCTGTTTTTTACAGACACTCCTTTTCGCACATACTGGCTCAAGCAATGATGAGAATTTTTGGAGAAAGCAACGTAAAGCTGGCAATTGGCCCTGTAATCGAAGATGGGTTTTATTATGATTTCGACCTTGGAGATATAAAGCTCTCAGAAGATATTCTTCCGAAGATTGAAGCCGAAATGGAAAAGATTGTCAAAGAAAACCTCCCAATAGAGAGGTTTGAGCTGCCAAAAGCTGAGGCTTTAAATTTCATGAAAGAAAAGGGACAGATTTACAAAGTCGAATTAATAGAAGAACTTGATGATGAGATGATTTCTTTTTATAAGCAAGGAGAATTTGTTGATCTTTGTAAAGGTCCTCATATGCCATCAACAGGACGTGTGAAGTACTTCAAGCTACTTTCTGTTTCTGGCGCGTACTGGCGTGGCGATGAGAAAAACAAAATGCTTCAGAGGGTATATGGAACTGCTTTTACAAAAAAATCCAAACTTGAAGAACATCTAAAAATGCTTGAAGAAGCCAAAAAGAGAGACCACCGAAAACTCGGTCCACAACTCGGGCTTTTCAGCTTCTCCTATGAGTATGCTCCCGGTATGCCCCTATTTCATCCCAAAGGGACTACGGTGCTTAATGAGCTCATGAGTTTTTCCAGAGAAATGCACCTTCAAGATGGTTATCAAGAGGTAATAACTCCCCTTGTAATGAATATAGACCTATGGAAAAAGTCAGGCCACTGGGATCACTATCGGGACAATATGTACTTCACCGAAAAGGAAGAACAGGAATATGCTGTCAAACCCATGAACTGTCCCGGACATATATTAATATATAAGGCAAATTCCGTAAGTTATAAAGATCTTCCCATGAAATTTTTTGAATTTGGTAGAGTTCACCGATACGAAAGAAGTGGCGTGCTTCACGGAATTTTCAGGGTAAGAGGTTTTTTGCAGGACGATGCACATATATTCTGTACTAAGGAACAGATTGAGGATCAAATCAAGGGTGTTATTGCCTTTGTAGAAAAGATTTATAGCCCTTTTGGATTTAATTACAGGGCTGAGCTTAGCACCCGGCCGGAGGACTTTATGGGCGAAATCGAAATCTGGGATATTGCTACGGATGCTCTTAGAAATGCCCTCAAGTCAACTAAAATGGAATTCAAGGTAAACGAGGGTGATGGCGCTTTCTATGGTCCAAAAATTGATTTTCACGTTCGCGATTCATTAGGTCGTGAATGGCAGTGTGCGACTATTCAACTTGATTTTCTAATGCCCGAACGATTTAACCTCACATACATCGGTCCGGACAACCAGGAATACCGACCTGTGATGATACACAGGGCGATATACGGTTCTCTTGAGCGTTTCTTTGGAATTTTATTGGAGCATTATGCAGGAGCATTCCCAACATGGCTTGCCCCTATTCAGGTCAAAGTGATTCCCATAGCAGATAGGCATAATGGATACGCCAGAAAGGTGGCTGAAAAGCTTAGGAATGCAGGTGTAAGGGTTGAAGTTGATTCAAGGACTAAATCAACTAATTACAAAATCCGCGATGCACAGATGCAAAAGGTTCCATATATGGCTATTGTCGGAGACAAAGAGATTGATACCGAGACAGTATCAGTCAGGTTGAGATCCGGTGAAAATTTTTATGGCATAAAGCTAAATGCTTTTATCGCAAATATAATTGAGGAAATAAAGAAAAGGCAAAAAAGGTCAATTTTCAAATCTTAA
- a CDS encoding Rid family detoxifying hydrolase → MLRVISTEKAPKAIGPYSQGILAGNMLFVSGQLPLNPDTGELLNEPKKAFDMALRNFIAVVQAAGGSTEDIAKVNVYIKDMDLFGAFNEVYSRYFTEHKPARAVVEVNRLPKNAIVEVEGVAYIKNEV, encoded by the coding sequence GTGTTGAGGGTGATAAGTACGGAGAAAGCGCCAAAAGCAATTGGCCCTTATTCTCAGGGAATTCTTGCAGGAAATATGCTTTTTGTTTCCGGGCAACTTCCCCTCAACCCTGATACCGGTGAATTGCTGAATGAGCCGAAAAAGGCTTTCGATATGGCATTGAGAAATTTCATCGCTGTTGTTCAAGCAGCTGGTGGAAGCACTGAGGATATAGCAAAAGTAAACGTATACATAAAAGATATGGACCTTTTCGGCGCTTTCAATGAAGTTTATTCTCGTTATTTTACCGAACATAAGCCTGCCCGTGCGGTGGTCGAAGTTAATAGACTTCCTAAAAATGCCATAGTAGAAGTCGAGGGGGTCGCTTATATTAAAAATGAGGTTTAG